A genomic region of Anopheles coustani chromosome 3, idAnoCousDA_361_x.2, whole genome shotgun sequence contains the following coding sequences:
- the LOC131271859 gene encoding CCR4-NOT transcription complex subunit 9, translating to MSAVQQSPAAGNLQMASHTEKVLQWINELSNPETRETALLELSKKRETVSDLAPMLWHSFGTTAALLQEIINIYPSINPATLTAHQSNRVCNALALLQCVASHPETRSAFLSAHIPLFLYPFLHTTSKTRPFEYLRLTSLGVIGALVKTDEQEVITFLLTTEIIPLCLRIMESGSELSKTVATFILQKILLDDSGLSYICHTYDRFSHVAIILGKMVISLSKEPSARLLKHVVRCYLRLSDNPRAREALRQCLPDQLRDGTFSACLQEDKSTKHWLTMLLKNLDTVPVPGGDPRQVGIQPLAS from the exons ATGAGTGCGGTACAGCAAAGTCCGGCTGCAGGAAATCTACAAATGGCGTCGCACACGGAGAAGGTTTTGCAGTGGATAAATGAACTGTCCAATCCTGAAACGCGTGAAACGGCACTGTTGGAGTTGAGCAAAAAGCGCGAGACTGTCTCCGACCTGGCGCCGATGCTGTGGCATAGCTTTGGAACCACAGCTGCGTTGCTGCAGGAAATCATCAACATTTATCCCTCTATCAATCCGGCAACTCTGACGGCACACCAGTCGAACCGGGTGTGCAACGCGCTGGCCCTGCTGCAGTGTGTGGCATCGCATCCGGAGACACGGTCGGCGTTCCTGTCCGCACATATTCCCCTGTTCCTCTACCCGTTCCTACATACTACCTCTAAGACGCGGCCCTTCGAGTACCTTCGGCTGACGTCGCTCGGAGTCATCGGAGCTCTGGTGAAG ACCGACGAGCAAGAGGTCATCACGTTCCTGCTTACGACCGAAATCATCCCGCTGTGCCTGCGGATCATGGAGTCGGGCTCGGAGTTGAGCAAAACGGTGGCCACGTTCATACTGCAGAAGATTTTGCTGGATGATAGTGGCCTATCGTACATCTGCCATACGTACGATCGGTTCTCACACGTCGCAATCATTTTG GGTAAAATGGTGATATCGCTCTCGAAGGAACCGTCCGCACGACTGTTAAAGCACGTAGTTCGCTGCTATTTGCGTCTCTCGGATAACCCACG CGCTCGTGAGGCGTTGAGACAATGTCTGCCGGATCAGCTGCGCGATGGGACGTTTTCGGCCTGCCTGCAGGAGGACAAATCTACCAAGCACTGGTTGACGATGTTGCTGAAGAATCTCGATACCGTCCCGGTGCCCGGTGGCGATCCGCGTCAAGTTGGCATCCAACCGTTGGCCTCCTAA
- the LOC131261449 gene encoding bestrophin homolog 1-like isoform X3: MQIFEEIVKYCATYSNLIPLSFVLGFYVTIVMTRWWNQYTSIPWPDPIAVFVSANIHGQDERGRVMRRTIMRYVCLCLTMVLTNISPRVKKRFPTIEHLVEAGLLNDNEHKIMSHLNQKFPRHSKHWLPIVWAASIVTRARKEGRCRDDFASKTIIDELNKFRGQCGLLISYDTISVPLVYTQVVTLAVYSYFLTSVMGQQWVHTKELGEGVVNKIDQYFPIFTTLQFFFYMGWLKVAESLINPFGEDDDDFEVNWMVDRNLQVSYLIVDEMHHEHPELLKDQYWDEISPIELPHTVASAEIREEPPQPSTADIVVKKREAEVIPVVPTAIRIDEMVGNKNQAVEYNFPDKSNDDEMDDNVSGIHFNATDKPMYRGGSSAASLGSVVGTMSRVNTVTSALKRFFSKDESSRPNSATPDAGSVPFKFPGSASSTNLMGRVPDRAMGSMRITDQVIEEVDEQLTITSMQGNNESRPTAASLFENGPPKPSDPVDVPQSAYNRTQSSVAHGFPSQLTPPGPDNMMSASAPETGRFEHNFVPLSPTDPDVVPNVGSSTGINSMVDETDRVTTTYESEETEKEQMERKTRLLARSISKQATLGIINTDMLLEELTRSTGDLDSERKPPHSTPDGATSDTNSNVDTTL, encoded by the exons ATGCA GATTTTTGAAGAAATCGTCAAATACTGTGCCACTTACAGCAACTTGATTCCGCTCTCGTTCGTGCTTGGTTTCTACGTCACTATTGTCATGACCCGCTGGTGGAACCAGTACACCAGCATACCTTGGCCGGACCCGATAGCCGTTTTCGTCAGTGCCAACATTCACGGCCAG GATGAACGTGGCCGTGTGATGCGTCGTACGATTATGCGTTATGTTTGCCTCTGCCTTACGATGGTGCTGACGAACATTTCTCCGCGAGTGAAGAAGCGCTTCCCGACGATCGAGCATCTCGTGGAGGCGGGTCTGCTAAACGACAACGAACATAAAATCATGTCCCACCTGAATCAGAAGTTTCCGCGCCACTCGAAACACTGGCTTCCGATCGTTTGGGCGGCCAGTATTGTCACACGAGCCCGCAAGGAGGGCCGCTGTCGAGACGATTTCGCATCGAAAACGATCATCGATGAGCTAAACAAATTTCGCGGTCAATGCGGGCTGCTCATCTCGTACGACACTATCAGTGTACCCCTCGTGTACACACAGGTCGTAACGTTGGCCGTGTACAGCTACTTCCTTACCTCTGTCATGGGCCAACAGTGGGTTCACACCAAGGAACTGGGTGAGGGCGTCGTGAACAAAATCGACCAATACTTCCCAATCTTCACCACGCTGCAGTTCTTCTTCTACATGGGCTGGCTGAAGGTGGCCGAATCTCTGATCAACCCGTTCGGAGAGGACGATGACGACTTCGAGGTGAATTGGATGGTGGACCGGAACCTACAGGTGTCTTACCTGATCGTTGACGAGATGCATCACGAGCATCCGGAGCTGCTGAAAGATCAGTATTGGGACGAGATCTCCCCGATCGAGCTGCCGCACACGGTTGCGTCGGCCGAAATACGTGAGGAACCCCCGCAACCCTCGACGGCCGACATCGTGGTGAAAAAGCGGGAGGCGGAGGTCATACCAGTCGTGCCGACCGCAATCCGCATCGACGAAATGGTCGGTAACAAGAACCAAGCGGTTGAGTATAACTTCCCCGACAAATCCAACGACGATGAG ATGGATGACAATGTTAGTGGCATTCATTTTAATGCAACTGATAAGCCTATGTATCGCGGTGGAAGCTCTGCGGCAAGTTTGGGCAGCGTAGTAGGTACGATGTCTCGGGTGAACACGGTCACGTCGGCTTTGAAGCGATTTTTCAGCAAGGACGAGTCGAGTCGCCCCAACAGTGCAACACCAGATGCAGGATCCGTACCGTTTAAATTCCCTGGTTCAGCCAGTTCTACTAACCTCATGGGAAGGGTGCCGGATCGAGCGATGGGTAGTATGCGCATCACAGACCAGGTGATCGAGGAGGTGGACGAGCAGCTAACCATCACGTCGATGCAGGGTAACAACGAATCTCGGCCAACTGCGGCCAGTCTTTTTGAAAATGGTCCACCGAAACCAAGTGATCCAGTCGATGTGCCACAGTCGGCGTACAATCGCACACAGTCCTCGGTGGCCCATGGATTTCCCTCCCAGTTGACGCCCCCCGGCCCGGATAACATGATGTCTGCGTCGGCACCGGAGACGGGACGGTTCGAGCACAATTTTGTGCCCCTCAGTCCCACCGATCCTGATGTGGTTCCAAATGTAGGCTCCTCGACGGGCATTAACAGTATGGTCGATGAAACGGATCGCGTTACCACAACGTACGAAAGCGAGGAGACCGAAAAGGAGCAAATGGAGCGCAAGACACGTTTGCTGGCACGTTCGATCAGTAAACAGGCTACTTTGGGTATAATCAATACCGACATGCTGCTCGAGGAGCTTACTAGGAGCACGGGTGATCTCGATTCGGAACGGAAACCTCCGCATAGCACACCCGATGGAGCGACGTCCGATACGAACAGTAACGTCGATACAACCTTATGA
- the LOC131272543 gene encoding probable citrate synthase 2, mitochondrial translates to MALSRIYTAKLACATNKNVLPAIATFVRNASDSTDLKAILTEKVPKEQERIKNFRKQHGGTKVGEVTVDMMYGGMRGIKGLVCETSVLDPDEGIRFRGLSIPECQQVLPKAPGGQEPLPEGLFWLLITGDVPSKAQVDALSREWANRAALPSHVVTMLNNMPATLHPMSQLSCAVTALNHESKFAKAYSEGVHKSKYWEYVYEDSMDLIAKLPVIAATIYRNTYRDGKGIGAIDPKKDWSANFTKMLGYEDEKFTELMRLYLTIHSDHEGGNVSAHTVHLVGSALSDPYLSFAAGMNGLAGPLHGLANQEVLVWLQKLRKELGDNASEDKVKEFIWKTLKSGQVVPGYGHAVLRKTDPRYTCQREFALKHLPNDPLFGLVSNIYKVVPPILTELGKVKNPWPNVDAHSGVLLQYYGLKEMNYYTVLFGVSRALGVLASLVWDRALGLPIERPKSMSTDGLMKATGAK, encoded by the exons ATGGCACTAAGCCGTATCTATACAGCAAAGTTGGCCTGTGCTACCAATAAG AATGTCCTGCCAGCGATCGCTACCTTCGTGCGCAATGCATCCGACAGCACAGACCTGAAGGCTATTCTGACGGAAAAGGTACCGAAGGAGCAGGAGCGTATCAAGAACTTCCGCAAGCAGCATGGCGGAACGAAAGTGGGCGAAGTCACCGTCGATATG ATGTACGGTGGTATGCGTGGAATCAAGGGGCTGGTGTGCGAGACCTCCGTGCTTGACCCCGATGAGGGCATCCGCTTCCGTGGGCTGTCGATCCCCGAATGCCAGCAGGTGCTCCCGAAGGCTCCAG GTGGTCAGGAACCACTGCCGGAGGGTCTGTTCTGGCTGCTGATTACCGGTGATGTCCCGTCGAAGGCGCAGGTTGATGCGTTGTCCCGCGAGTGGGCCAACCGCGCTGCCCTCCCTTCGCACGTCGTTACGATGTTGAACAACATGCCAGCGACGTTGCACCCGATGTCGCAGCTGTCCTGCGCCGTGACCGCACTCAACCATGAGAGCAAATTCGCCAAGGCGTACTCGGAAGGTGTGCACAAGAGCAAGTACTGGGAGTACGTGTACGAGGACAGCATGGACCTGATCGCGAAGCTGCCCGTCATCGCCGCCACCATCTACCGCAACACGTACCGGGATGGAAAGGGCATCGGTGCCATCGACCCCAAGAAGGATTGGTCGGCCAACTTCACCAAGATGTTGGGCTACGAGGACGAGAAGTTCACGGAGCTGATGCGTCTGTACCTGACGATCCACAGCGATCACGAGGGCGGCAATGTGTCGGCTCACACCGTCCATCTGGTCGGTTCGGCCCTGAGCGACCCCTACCTCTCGTTTGCCGCCGGCATGAACGGTCTCGCTGGTCCGCTGCACGGTCTCGCCAACCAGGAGGTGCTCGTGTGGCTGCAGAAGCTGCGCAAGGAGCTCGGCGACAATGCCAGCGAGGACAAGGTGAAGGAGTTCATCTGGAAGACGCTCAAGTCGGGCCAGGTCGTGCCCGGCTACGGTCATGCCGTCCTGCGCAAGACCGACCCGCGCTACACCTGCCAGCGCGAGTTCGCCCTCAAGCACCTGCCCAACGACCCGCTGTTCGGACTGGTTTCGAACATCTACAAGGTCGTCCCACCAATCCTGACCGAGCTCGGCAAGGTCAAGAACCCGTGGCCGAACGTAGACGCCCACTCCGGTGTGCTGCTCCAGTACTACGGCCTGAAGGAGATGAACTACTACACCGTGCTGTTCGGTGTGTCGCGTGCCCTCGGCGTGCTGGCCTCGCTGGTGTGGGACCGCGCCCTTGGTCTCCCGATCGAGCGCCCCAAGTCGATGTCGACCGATGGACTGATGAAGGCCACTGGCGCTAAGTAA
- the LOC131261449 gene encoding bestrophin-4-like isoform X2 produces MTVTYTAEVATCRGFGCFLKLLVRWRGSIYKLVWLDLSCFLLLYYTLNLTYRFALSQEQMQIFEEIVKYCATYSNLIPLSFVLGFYVTIVMTRWWNQYTSIPWPDPIAVFVSANIHGQDERGRVMRRTIMRYVCLCLTMVLTNISPRVKKRFPTIEHLVEAGLLNDNEHKIMSHLNQKFPRHSKHWLPIVWAASIVTRARKEGRCRDDFASKTIIDELNKFRGQCGLLISYDTISVPLVYTQVVTLAVYSYFLTSVMGQQWVHTKELGEGVVNKIDQYFPIFTTLQFFFYMGWLKVAESLINPFGEDDDDFEVNWMVDRNLQVSYLIVDEMHHEHPELLKDQYWDEISPIELPHTVASAEIREEPPQPSTADIVVKKREAEVIPVVPTAIRIDEMMDDNVSGIHFNATDKPMYRGGSSAASLGSVVGTMSRVNTVTSALKRFFSKDESSRPNSATPDAGSVPFKFPGSASSTNLMGRVPDRAMGSMRITDQVIEEVDEQLTITSMQGNNESRPTAASLFENGPPKPSDPVDVPQSAYNRTQSSVAHGFPSQLTPPGPDNMMSASAPETGRFEHNFVPLSPTDPDVVPNVGSSTGINSMVDETDRVTTTYESEETEKEQMERKTRLLARSISKQATLGIINTDMLLEELTRSTGDLDSERKPPHSTPDGATSDTNSNVDTTL; encoded by the exons ATGACTGTGACCTACACGGCGGAGGTGGCCACCTGTCGGGGGTTCGGCTGCTTTCTCAAGCTGCTTGTCCG aTGGCGTGGAAGTATCTACAAACTAGTATGGCTCGATTTAAGTTGCTTTCTGTTGCTGTACTATACACTAAATTTAACCTATCGCTTCGCCTTGTCCCAGGAACAAATGCA GATTTTTGAAGAAATCGTCAAATACTGTGCCACTTACAGCAACTTGATTCCGCTCTCGTTCGTGCTTGGTTTCTACGTCACTATTGTCATGACCCGCTGGTGGAACCAGTACACCAGCATACCTTGGCCGGACCCGATAGCCGTTTTCGTCAGTGCCAACATTCACGGCCAG GATGAACGTGGCCGTGTGATGCGTCGTACGATTATGCGTTATGTTTGCCTCTGCCTTACGATGGTGCTGACGAACATTTCTCCGCGAGTGAAGAAGCGCTTCCCGACGATCGAGCATCTCGTGGAGGCGGGTCTGCTAAACGACAACGAACATAAAATCATGTCCCACCTGAATCAGAAGTTTCCGCGCCACTCGAAACACTGGCTTCCGATCGTTTGGGCGGCCAGTATTGTCACACGAGCCCGCAAGGAGGGCCGCTGTCGAGACGATTTCGCATCGAAAACGATCATCGATGAGCTAAACAAATTTCGCGGTCAATGCGGGCTGCTCATCTCGTACGACACTATCAGTGTACCCCTCGTGTACACACAGGTCGTAACGTTGGCCGTGTACAGCTACTTCCTTACCTCTGTCATGGGCCAACAGTGGGTTCACACCAAGGAACTGGGTGAGGGCGTCGTGAACAAAATCGACCAATACTTCCCAATCTTCACCACGCTGCAGTTCTTCTTCTACATGGGCTGGCTGAAGGTGGCCGAATCTCTGATCAACCCGTTCGGAGAGGACGATGACGACTTCGAGGTGAATTGGATGGTGGACCGGAACCTACAGGTGTCTTACCTGATCGTTGACGAGATGCATCACGAGCATCCGGAGCTGCTGAAAGATCAGTATTGGGACGAGATCTCCCCGATCGAGCTGCCGCACACGGTTGCGTCGGCCGAAATACGTGAGGAACCCCCGCAACCCTCGACGGCCGACATCGTGGTGAAAAAGCGGGAGGCGGAGGTCATACCAGTCGTGCCGACCGCAATCCGCATCGACGAAATG ATGGATGACAATGTTAGTGGCATTCATTTTAATGCAACTGATAAGCCTATGTATCGCGGTGGAAGCTCTGCGGCAAGTTTGGGCAGCGTAGTAGGTACGATGTCTCGGGTGAACACGGTCACGTCGGCTTTGAAGCGATTTTTCAGCAAGGACGAGTCGAGTCGCCCCAACAGTGCAACACCAGATGCAGGATCCGTACCGTTTAAATTCCCTGGTTCAGCCAGTTCTACTAACCTCATGGGAAGGGTGCCGGATCGAGCGATGGGTAGTATGCGCATCACAGACCAGGTGATCGAGGAGGTGGACGAGCAGCTAACCATCACGTCGATGCAGGGTAACAACGAATCTCGGCCAACTGCGGCCAGTCTTTTTGAAAATGGTCCACCGAAACCAAGTGATCCAGTCGATGTGCCACAGTCGGCGTACAATCGCACACAGTCCTCGGTGGCCCATGGATTTCCCTCCCAGTTGACGCCCCCCGGCCCGGATAACATGATGTCTGCGTCGGCACCGGAGACGGGACGGTTCGAGCACAATTTTGTGCCCCTCAGTCCCACCGATCCTGATGTGGTTCCAAATGTAGGCTCCTCGACGGGCATTAACAGTATGGTCGATGAAACGGATCGCGTTACCACAACGTACGAAAGCGAGGAGACCGAAAAGGAGCAAATGGAGCGCAAGACACGTTTGCTGGCACGTTCGATCAGTAAACAGGCTACTTTGGGTATAATCAATACCGACATGCTGCTCGAGGAGCTTACTAGGAGCACGGGTGATCTCGATTCGGAACGGAAACCTCCGCATAGCACACCCGATGGAGCGACGTCCGATACGAACAGTAACGTCGATACAACCTTATGA
- the LOC131261449 gene encoding bestrophin-4-like isoform X1 produces MTVTYTAEVATCRGFGCFLKLLVRWRGSIYKLVWLDLSCFLLLYYTLNLTYRFALSQEQMQIFEEIVKYCATYSNLIPLSFVLGFYVTIVMTRWWNQYTSIPWPDPIAVFVSANIHGQDERGRVMRRTIMRYVCLCLTMVLTNISPRVKKRFPTIEHLVEAGLLNDNEHKIMSHLNQKFPRHSKHWLPIVWAASIVTRARKEGRCRDDFASKTIIDELNKFRGQCGLLISYDTISVPLVYTQVVTLAVYSYFLTSVMGQQWVHTKELGEGVVNKIDQYFPIFTTLQFFFYMGWLKVAESLINPFGEDDDDFEVNWMVDRNLQVSYLIVDEMHHEHPELLKDQYWDEISPIELPHTVASAEIREEPPQPSTADIVVKKREAEVIPVVPTAIRIDEMVGNKNQAVEYNFPDKSNDDEMDDNVSGIHFNATDKPMYRGGSSAASLGSVVGTMSRVNTVTSALKRFFSKDESSRPNSATPDAGSVPFKFPGSASSTNLMGRVPDRAMGSMRITDQVIEEVDEQLTITSMQGNNESRPTAASLFENGPPKPSDPVDVPQSAYNRTQSSVAHGFPSQLTPPGPDNMMSASAPETGRFEHNFVPLSPTDPDVVPNVGSSTGINSMVDETDRVTTTYESEETEKEQMERKTRLLARSISKQATLGIINTDMLLEELTRSTGDLDSERKPPHSTPDGATSDTNSNVDTTL; encoded by the exons ATGACTGTGACCTACACGGCGGAGGTGGCCACCTGTCGGGGGTTCGGCTGCTTTCTCAAGCTGCTTGTCCG aTGGCGTGGAAGTATCTACAAACTAGTATGGCTCGATTTAAGTTGCTTTCTGTTGCTGTACTATACACTAAATTTAACCTATCGCTTCGCCTTGTCCCAGGAACAAATGCA GATTTTTGAAGAAATCGTCAAATACTGTGCCACTTACAGCAACTTGATTCCGCTCTCGTTCGTGCTTGGTTTCTACGTCACTATTGTCATGACCCGCTGGTGGAACCAGTACACCAGCATACCTTGGCCGGACCCGATAGCCGTTTTCGTCAGTGCCAACATTCACGGCCAG GATGAACGTGGCCGTGTGATGCGTCGTACGATTATGCGTTATGTTTGCCTCTGCCTTACGATGGTGCTGACGAACATTTCTCCGCGAGTGAAGAAGCGCTTCCCGACGATCGAGCATCTCGTGGAGGCGGGTCTGCTAAACGACAACGAACATAAAATCATGTCCCACCTGAATCAGAAGTTTCCGCGCCACTCGAAACACTGGCTTCCGATCGTTTGGGCGGCCAGTATTGTCACACGAGCCCGCAAGGAGGGCCGCTGTCGAGACGATTTCGCATCGAAAACGATCATCGATGAGCTAAACAAATTTCGCGGTCAATGCGGGCTGCTCATCTCGTACGACACTATCAGTGTACCCCTCGTGTACACACAGGTCGTAACGTTGGCCGTGTACAGCTACTTCCTTACCTCTGTCATGGGCCAACAGTGGGTTCACACCAAGGAACTGGGTGAGGGCGTCGTGAACAAAATCGACCAATACTTCCCAATCTTCACCACGCTGCAGTTCTTCTTCTACATGGGCTGGCTGAAGGTGGCCGAATCTCTGATCAACCCGTTCGGAGAGGACGATGACGACTTCGAGGTGAATTGGATGGTGGACCGGAACCTACAGGTGTCTTACCTGATCGTTGACGAGATGCATCACGAGCATCCGGAGCTGCTGAAAGATCAGTATTGGGACGAGATCTCCCCGATCGAGCTGCCGCACACGGTTGCGTCGGCCGAAATACGTGAGGAACCCCCGCAACCCTCGACGGCCGACATCGTGGTGAAAAAGCGGGAGGCGGAGGTCATACCAGTCGTGCCGACCGCAATCCGCATCGACGAAATGGTCGGTAACAAGAACCAAGCGGTTGAGTATAACTTCCCCGACAAATCCAACGACGATGAG ATGGATGACAATGTTAGTGGCATTCATTTTAATGCAACTGATAAGCCTATGTATCGCGGTGGAAGCTCTGCGGCAAGTTTGGGCAGCGTAGTAGGTACGATGTCTCGGGTGAACACGGTCACGTCGGCTTTGAAGCGATTTTTCAGCAAGGACGAGTCGAGTCGCCCCAACAGTGCAACACCAGATGCAGGATCCGTACCGTTTAAATTCCCTGGTTCAGCCAGTTCTACTAACCTCATGGGAAGGGTGCCGGATCGAGCGATGGGTAGTATGCGCATCACAGACCAGGTGATCGAGGAGGTGGACGAGCAGCTAACCATCACGTCGATGCAGGGTAACAACGAATCTCGGCCAACTGCGGCCAGTCTTTTTGAAAATGGTCCACCGAAACCAAGTGATCCAGTCGATGTGCCACAGTCGGCGTACAATCGCACACAGTCCTCGGTGGCCCATGGATTTCCCTCCCAGTTGACGCCCCCCGGCCCGGATAACATGATGTCTGCGTCGGCACCGGAGACGGGACGGTTCGAGCACAATTTTGTGCCCCTCAGTCCCACCGATCCTGATGTGGTTCCAAATGTAGGCTCCTCGACGGGCATTAACAGTATGGTCGATGAAACGGATCGCGTTACCACAACGTACGAAAGCGAGGAGACCGAAAAGGAGCAAATGGAGCGCAAGACACGTTTGCTGGCACGTTCGATCAGTAAACAGGCTACTTTGGGTATAATCAATACCGACATGCTGCTCGAGGAGCTTACTAGGAGCACGGGTGATCTCGATTCGGAACGGAAACCTCCGCATAGCACACCCGATGGAGCGACGTCCGATACGAACAGTAACGTCGATACAACCTTATGA